A single Paenibacillus sp. FSL R5-0517 DNA region contains:
- a CDS encoding ABC transporter permease subunit — MPPASNPKGTRAHSFFKRLVQQRTLAWMCIPFVIWAFIFKYLPLWGWTMAFQNFKPARSFSDQQWVGWQHFSTLFEDNTFYRVLRNTLVMSSIKLVLGFVTAITLALLLNELKNVIFKRFVQTVSYLPHFISWVVASSIVLTVLSPDGIINLLLMKLHLIDSPVLWMGKGEYFWGILGATEVWKDVGWNTIIYLAAITAIDPAQYEAAEIDGASRFKRMLYITLPGLKPVIVILLIMNMGSILESGFEPQYLLGNGMNMDYSENLDIFVLKYGLGMGNFSLGTAAGIFKTVVSFVFLFSANYIAKKMGESRLF; from the coding sequence ATGCCGCCAGCCTCGAATCCGAAGGGAACCAGAGCACATTCATTCTTCAAACGTCTTGTGCAACAACGAACACTTGCCTGGATGTGTATACCTTTTGTCATCTGGGCTTTTATCTTCAAGTACCTGCCGTTATGGGGATGGACCATGGCTTTTCAGAATTTCAAACCGGCGAGATCCTTCTCGGATCAGCAGTGGGTAGGCTGGCAGCATTTTAGTACGTTATTTGAAGACAATACCTTCTACCGGGTGCTGCGCAACACACTTGTCATGAGTTCCATTAAACTGGTATTGGGATTTGTGACAGCAATTACACTGGCCCTCTTGTTGAATGAACTGAAAAATGTCATATTTAAACGCTTTGTGCAAACCGTCAGTTATCTGCCTCACTTTATCTCGTGGGTTGTCGCCTCCAGCATTGTATTAACCGTACTGTCACCAGACGGAATTATCAACCTGCTCCTGATGAAGCTTCACCTGATTGATAGTCCGGTACTATGGATGGGAAAAGGTGAATACTTCTGGGGGATTCTTGGGGCAACCGAGGTGTGGAAGGATGTCGGCTGGAACACTATTATCTATCTGGCAGCGATTACGGCAATTGATCCAGCGCAATATGAGGCAGCCGAGATTGATGGAGCCAGTCGCTTCAAACGGATGTTATATATCACGCTGCCTGGTTTGAAACCGGTTATTGTGATCTTGTTGATCATGAACATGGGAAGTATTCTGGAATCCGGATTCGAGCCGCAATATCTGCTGGGTAACGGGATGAACATGGATTATTCGGAGAATCTGGACATCTTTGTACTGAAATATGGATTAGGGATGGGGAACTTTTCCTTGGGTACAGCAGCCGGCATATTCAAAACTGTGGTCAGTTTTGTCTTCCTTTTCTCTGCGAACTATATAGCGAAAAAAATGGGAGAGAGCAGACTATTCTAA
- a CDS encoding carbohydrate ABC transporter permease, with product MRKGNTSRLRNSSTGDRAFDTINMIFMVCLMIVTIYPFVNMIAVSFNNANDAIRGGIYLWPRVWTLDNYKYIFGESDIYHATLISALRTVIGTVVSVFCTAMLAYTVSRQEFVLRKFVTMFFVFTMYFSGGLIPGYLLIRDLGLIGSFWVYIIPGVIGVFNMIVIRSFIEGLPEGILESARIDGAGEFTTFIRVVLPLTIPAMATVSLFVAVGQWNSWFDVFLYNSSNKELSTLQYELMKILQTSTTSATSSASDAYQSAESNATAVTPTSIRATMTIIASVPILMVYPFLQKYFVQGMTIGGVKG from the coding sequence ATGCGAAAAGGAAACACATCCCGCTTGCGGAATAGCAGTACCGGGGATCGAGCGTTTGACACCATTAACATGATCTTCATGGTATGTCTGATGATTGTGACGATCTATCCCTTTGTTAATATGATTGCGGTATCCTTCAATAATGCGAACGATGCCATTCGGGGGGGAATATATCTATGGCCCCGTGTATGGACACTGGACAATTACAAATACATTTTTGGCGAATCCGATATCTATCACGCAACGCTGATCTCGGCCCTGCGTACGGTCATTGGAACCGTGGTCTCCGTCTTCTGTACAGCCATGCTTGCTTATACGGTTAGTCGTCAGGAATTTGTGCTTCGTAAGTTTGTTACAATGTTTTTTGTGTTCACCATGTACTTCAGCGGGGGCTTGATCCCCGGTTATCTGCTGATTCGAGACCTTGGATTGATCGGTTCTTTCTGGGTGTATATCATTCCGGGTGTAATCGGTGTATTCAATATGATCGTCATCCGTTCTTTTATTGAAGGTCTTCCGGAAGGCATTCTGGAGTCAGCACGTATAGATGGGGCAGGGGAGTTCACGACATTTATCCGTGTTGTCCTGCCACTAACGATTCCAGCAATGGCAACCGTATCACTCTTTGTAGCCGTTGGGCAATGGAATTCCTGGTTCGATGTATTCCTCTACAACTCTTCCAATAAAGAATTAAGCACGTTGCAATACGAATTAATGAAGATTCTGCAAACTTCAACGACCTCAGCGACTTCATCAGCAAGTGATGCTTATCAGTCTGCCGAGAGCAATGCAACGGCGGTTACGCCAACATCAATTCGAGCGACGATGACCATTATTGCGAGTGTTCCTATTCTGATGGTGTATCCGTTCTTGCAGAAATACTTTGTACAGGGCATGACGATTGGTGGCGTGAAGGGATAG
- a CDS encoding S-layer homology domain-containing protein codes for MHVKWMTMIGAVLGTVLIGVGTAAAEENFVDLKYSKWAEDGITYMAKRGTVAGYGNGIFKPEALVTRAQAVTFMVRELYPDQLQRAVDGTTYSDVPTTHPFHREIMIAAKNGLASGFPNGTFRPDAPLSRAETAAFLTRAYSLSEGKKPAKWTDTDKHWAAAPILIMSSNGLVGGYSDATFRPNQALTR; via the coding sequence ATGCATGTAAAATGGATGACGATGATTGGTGCCGTCCTCGGAACTGTGCTTATAGGGGTGGGGACGGCAGCTGCGGAAGAAAATTTTGTTGATCTTAAGTATTCAAAGTGGGCAGAGGATGGCATCACGTATATGGCGAAACGGGGAACAGTAGCCGGATATGGTAATGGGATCTTCAAGCCTGAGGCACTTGTGACACGGGCACAAGCCGTCACTTTTATGGTACGGGAGCTTTATCCAGATCAGCTTCAGAGAGCAGTGGATGGCACAACCTATTCGGATGTTCCAACGACACACCCTTTCCATCGAGAAATCATGATAGCTGCTAAAAATGGACTTGCGAGTGGTTTCCCTAACGGAACCTTCCGTCCGGATGCACCGCTTAGCCGCGCAGAGACTGCGGCCTTCCTTACAAGGGCATATTCACTCTCGGAAGGTAAGAAGCCCGCAAAATGGACCGATACGGACAAGCATTGGGCGGCAGCGCCTATTCTTATTATGAGTTCCAACGGCTTGGTCGGTGGTTATTCGGATGCCACTTTCCGTCCAAATCAAGCACTCACGCGCTGA
- a CDS encoding glycoside hydrolase family 3 protein: MPLSVQIKHSRAEYAVFMARVIRFEREAAIRAQDWDKLISYMTVSEQVGQMLMPDVRQWNGKATTTVNEGLKRSIHDQDLGGLILFDKNIVDVRQLTTFTHDMQREAGDIPLFLSIDQEGGVIKRIPGGTNLPGQMALGATGDAALAEAAGQLTGEELKALGIQINFAPVLDINSNPDNPIIGIRSFGSEPDLVTRLGLATIKGLQQSGVMAAVKHFPGHGDTQVDSHLGMPVLTHHRERLDAVELKPFRAAIENGVEMIMTAHIAFPAIDNEHVTSLKDGERVPIPATLSKKVLTGLLREELGYKGLIISDAFTMNAIAEHFGENTSVERAVSAGVDIILMPKDSAAAHQTLVNAVNNGTIKDETIHASVKRILEMKAKYGLFERNQTLAQKLTQINGIIGSKEHRAVEQKIAERAVTVLSSREVMLPDQIQQGDRVVIVAAEQDQANQLEKQLLQAANNLSLKTEIALVGQGKMNETLQAIGKANYVILASYQFRNVASQFGWSDYQTLINAVNKSNLRYTLLSLGNPYEMIYLQNVRSGLAVYGKQEPNTSAGIKVLLGQLKPGGQLPVQTD, encoded by the coding sequence ATGCCACTTTCCGTCCAAATCAAGCACTCACGCGCTGAATATGCCGTATTCATGGCGAGAGTCATTCGCTTCGAACGCGAAGCAGCCATTCGGGCGCAAGATTGGGATAAGCTGATATCTTATATGACGGTAAGTGAGCAAGTGGGTCAGATGCTTATGCCCGATGTTAGGCAATGGAATGGTAAAGCGACGACGACCGTTAATGAGGGGCTGAAACGCAGTATCCATGACCAAGACTTGGGTGGACTTATTCTTTTTGACAAAAATATTGTTGACGTGAGGCAGCTTACAACGTTCACACATGATATGCAAAGAGAAGCAGGTGACATTCCGCTATTTCTTAGTATCGACCAAGAAGGTGGTGTGATTAAGCGAATACCAGGCGGTACGAATCTGCCAGGTCAGATGGCGCTGGGCGCAACTGGAGATGCAGCGCTTGCCGAAGCGGCTGGTCAGCTGACTGGGGAGGAACTGAAGGCACTGGGAATTCAGATTAACTTTGCGCCAGTGCTGGATATCAACAGTAATCCAGATAACCCCATCATTGGTATACGCTCGTTTGGCTCGGAGCCAGATTTGGTAACGCGACTAGGTCTCGCAACGATAAAGGGCTTGCAGCAATCCGGGGTGATGGCGGCAGTGAAGCATTTTCCGGGTCACGGAGATACGCAGGTAGACTCCCATCTCGGAATGCCGGTACTAACTCATCATCGCGAGCGGTTGGATGCGGTTGAATTAAAACCATTTCGAGCGGCGATTGAAAACGGGGTAGAGATGATTATGACCGCGCATATTGCTTTTCCTGCCATCGATAACGAACATGTCACTTCGCTCAAAGACGGTGAACGTGTGCCGATTCCAGCTACCTTATCGAAAAAAGTACTGACAGGACTTCTTCGCGAAGAACTGGGATATAAAGGTCTCATCATTTCCGATGCATTCACCATGAATGCCATTGCGGAGCATTTTGGGGAGAATACATCAGTAGAACGCGCCGTTTCCGCAGGTGTTGATATCATCCTTATGCCAAAAGATTCAGCAGCAGCCCATCAAACGCTGGTGAATGCGGTGAACAATGGAACGATCAAGGATGAAACCATACACGCATCTGTGAAACGAATCCTGGAGATGAAAGCGAAATATGGTTTGTTTGAACGTAACCAGACTCTTGCGCAAAAGCTAACTCAGATTAACGGTATTATTGGATCGAAGGAGCATCGAGCGGTGGAGCAGAAAATCGCAGAACGAGCGGTCACCGTACTCAGCAGTCGCGAAGTTATGCTTCCAGATCAAATTCAGCAAGGCGATCGGGTTGTGATTGTCGCAGCCGAGCAGGATCAGGCGAATCAGCTTGAAAAACAACTGTTGCAAGCTGCTAATAACCTGTCGTTAAAGACTGAAATTGCACTTGTTGGACAAGGCAAAATGAATGAAACGCTCCAGGCGATTGGCAAAGCGAATTATGTCATTCTTGCTTCTTACCAATTCCGGAATGTAGCCAGCCAGTTCGGATGGAGCGATTATCAAACCTTGATTAATGCAGTGAACAAGAGTAATCTGCGATATACGCTGTTGTCATTGGGTAACCCTTACGAGATGATCTATCTTCAGAACGTGCGCTCAGGGCTTGCAGTGTATGGAAAGCAGGAGCCAAATACGTCTGCCGGGATTAAAGTTTTACTTGGTCAATTGAAACCTGGAGGACAGTTGCCCGTTCAAACGGATTAA
- a CDS encoding TetR/AcrR family transcriptional regulator, whose protein sequence is MNENWHQQLGNKHRDDLIAAGKELFLKYGLLQVKIKDVCTKAELSRVTFYKHFQSMDELLLAIQMQLIEHLTDEVSLTSVKDMNGREQLTVMLNAWVVYAQDHPDYIRFIQLFDINYEMYDFSPELRETYDRFNQNGKENHFLMGALSQGVVDGSIKNPSPPLDLAQFIFTTMMAMLQRMVTIRAAHDHALDMRMTEQFVKMLLQFVCSEEISE, encoded by the coding sequence GTGAATGAAAACTGGCATCAACAATTGGGAAATAAACATCGTGATGATTTGATTGCAGCAGGTAAGGAGCTTTTTTTGAAATATGGATTGCTGCAAGTGAAGATTAAGGATGTATGTACGAAAGCTGAACTTAGCAGAGTGACATTTTATAAACATTTTCAGTCTATGGATGAGCTTCTTCTGGCCATTCAGATGCAACTGATTGAACATTTAACGGATGAGGTTAGCCTTACATCGGTGAAGGACATGAACGGGCGAGAACAACTCACGGTGATGTTGAATGCATGGGTTGTTTATGCACAGGATCATCCAGACTACATCCGGTTTATTCAATTATTTGATATCAACTATGAGATGTATGATTTTAGTCCTGAATTAAGAGAAACATACGATCGATTCAACCAAAATGGGAAAGAAAATCATTTCCTGATGGGCGCATTATCCCAAGGTGTTGTTGACGGCAGTATTAAGAATCCGTCCCCTCCGCTCGATCTGGCTCAGTTTATCTTCACCACGATGATGGCCATGCTCCAACGTATGGTAACGATTCGTGCTGCTCATGATCATGCATTGGATATGCGGATGACGGAGCAATTTGTGAAGATGCTGCTCCAATTTGTTTGCAGCGAAGAAATATCCGAGTGA
- a CDS encoding MFS transporter — protein sequence MSTLPKSIRFPLFILMLNLFIALLGQGMLIPILPEYLKLFHAGGTVAGFLVAAFGAAQFFFSPLGGKLSDRFGRKKLIMAGMFLSVVSDVIFALSTALPLLYVARIIGGISLGLMVPANLAYVADITTPETRAKGMGYFGAAMNLGMVLGPGLGGLIAEMGIRMPYFFAAGLGLVAALMTLLLPETLPPEKRTVSIRLQKGDHLGKKIWSSFKVPYFKYLIVLLVMTFGLMSYETVFALFAEQKYGFNAATISIIITLGAIIGIVVQIWLLDWFVQRIGEIKLIRLSLIITPIALLLMLIKVNLTFLLFASALFFAFNSFLRPSLSTLISKNAGDRQGYASGLNTTFSSLGTVIGPLIAGLLFDKNINFPYIFGAIMLLASLGLTLNAFRSKKGQRYTSE from the coding sequence ATGAGTACATTACCAAAATCAATTCGCTTTCCACTATTCATTCTGATGTTAAATCTGTTTATCGCTTTATTGGGGCAAGGGATGCTTATTCCCATTTTGCCGGAGTACTTGAAGCTCTTTCATGCGGGAGGTACCGTCGCCGGATTTCTAGTGGCAGCCTTCGGGGCAGCTCAATTCTTCTTTTCACCACTGGGAGGAAAATTATCTGACCGCTTTGGACGTAAAAAGTTGATCATGGCCGGCATGTTTCTTTCCGTTGTCTCGGATGTGATCTTTGCACTTTCAACCGCTCTGCCTCTCTTGTATGTCGCACGAATTATCGGGGGAATCAGTCTTGGTTTAATGGTTCCTGCGAATCTCGCTTATGTCGCGGATATCACAACGCCTGAGACCCGCGCGAAAGGCATGGGTTATTTTGGTGCAGCCATGAATTTGGGAATGGTGCTCGGGCCTGGTCTGGGTGGTCTCATCGCCGAGATGGGGATTCGTATGCCTTATTTCTTCGCTGCTGGTCTGGGACTTGTTGCTGCACTGATGACGCTGCTACTGCCTGAGACACTTCCCCCGGAAAAAAGAACCGTCTCCATCCGACTTCAAAAGGGAGATCACTTGGGTAAGAAAATCTGGAGTTCATTTAAAGTACCGTATTTTAAATACTTGATTGTGCTGCTCGTCATGACCTTTGGCCTCATGAGTTATGAGACCGTATTCGCGCTTTTTGCAGAACAAAAATACGGATTCAACGCTGCAACGATCTCCATCATTATTACCTTGGGCGCAATTATCGGTATCGTTGTGCAAATCTGGCTTTTGGATTGGTTCGTACAGAGAATCGGTGAAATTAAGCTAATCCGTCTTTCCCTAATTATTACGCCCATCGCTTTATTATTAATGTTAATTAAAGTAAACCTGACCTTTCTGTTATTCGCTTCTGCGTTATTCTTTGCCTTTAACTCGTTTTTGCGGCCTTCACTCAGCACGTTAATATCCAAAAATGCAGGAGATCGGCAAGGCTATGCATCGGGTCTGAATACGACATTCTCCAGTCTCGGGACGGTGATTGGTCCGCTGATCGCAGGACTATTGTTTGACAAAAACATAAACTTCCCGTATATTTTTGGTGCAATTATGCTGCTCGCTTCTCTCGGACTTACCTTGAACGCATTTCGTTCGAAGAAAGGACAACGGTATACAAGTGAATGA
- a CDS encoding DUF3237 domain-containing protein has translation MNLEELFTVHVNIEKSFDLQNSEGNSVVMITFTGRVTGKYFEGIVLDGGVDTQIIGKNGDPHTLSARYMLQGTDHTGDSCKIYIENNGNIDKTLNTALFRTSPKMITDSSALSFLNRETFVGEGYPTESGVDIKIYRTL, from the coding sequence GTGAATTTGGAGGAACTGTTTACGGTACATGTGAACATCGAGAAATCATTTGATTTACAGAATAGCGAAGGTAATTCAGTTGTCATGATTACTTTTACAGGTCGTGTAACCGGAAAGTACTTTGAGGGAATAGTGCTGGATGGAGGCGTGGATACTCAGATTATCGGGAAGAATGGTGACCCGCATACGCTATCGGCAAGATACATGCTTCAAGGGACAGATCACACAGGAGATAGCTGCAAAATTTATATCGAAAACAACGGAAACATCGATAAAACGCTGAACACTGCTTTATTTCGGACTTCTCCCAAAATGATTACGGACAGTAGTGCCTTATCCTTTTTGAACCGTGAGACATTTGTGGGAGAGGGTTATCCAACGGAGTCCGGAGTAGATATAAAAATATATAGGACGTTATGA
- a CDS encoding histidine-type phosphatase — MMIKKIGISVVSLTMLTSASMFDVYGAGSKRMIEVAEQSANVVVNGQRVEGESFLYNGVTYVPARAVGEALGQDVDWDNNTQSVFVGAKINDQQGYRGTKTPYPFKETSYTKAPIGYEPVFINYIGRHGSRHLSSSKYDKTLYELLEIAEKDGQATNLGKELKKEIGKLMKVEKDHYGLLSTTGGEELKGIGARVGQNFKELFTSDKKVIAQATFKDRTPQSRDQFIDGLKESLGDNKIDIVASAFEEGKDPYLRPYDLATKYNEYVEDGDWVKLYEDYVTQSTGTRYAKDVLLQFFSEDFYQRLNSGEFELKDEKGKVKLSNPTEAASNLYELYIISSNIKGEGDFEFGRYFTNNQLKWYESVDNINDFYEKGPSLTSTDLPQNIIAPLVKELIVSTEQSIQQKDTAGIFRFAHAETIIPLSSFLDIAGANVSIDQPQDVTENWNGSVVSPMGANIQWILYSNGKDDLVKMLRNEEEIAFPIETKTYPYYKWDDVKTYYQNKLQKVGVELDSSLEDNIELLQKKF, encoded by the coding sequence ATGATGATCAAAAAAATCGGGATTTCAGTCGTATCACTCACCATGCTAACATCTGCGAGTATGTTTGACGTATATGGTGCAGGTTCCAAACGCATGATCGAAGTTGCTGAACAATCGGCTAATGTGGTCGTGAACGGACAAAGGGTGGAAGGAGAGTCTTTTCTCTACAATGGAGTTACTTACGTGCCGGCAAGAGCTGTTGGTGAGGCACTGGGACAAGACGTAGACTGGGATAACAACACCCAATCGGTGTTTGTTGGAGCAAAAATTAACGATCAGCAGGGATACCGCGGTACCAAAACGCCATATCCTTTTAAGGAAACGAGTTATACTAAAGCTCCTATTGGATATGAACCCGTATTTATTAATTACATAGGCAGACATGGTTCCAGACATCTATCCAGTTCCAAGTACGACAAGACGCTCTATGAACTGCTCGAAATCGCTGAGAAGGATGGGCAGGCTACCAATCTGGGTAAAGAGCTGAAGAAGGAAATTGGTAAGCTTATGAAAGTTGAAAAAGACCATTATGGCTTGTTATCCACTACGGGTGGAGAAGAACTGAAAGGAATAGGAGCCAGAGTCGGACAGAACTTCAAAGAACTATTCACATCAGATAAAAAAGTAATCGCTCAGGCCACCTTCAAAGATCGAACGCCCCAGAGCAGAGATCAGTTTATTGATGGATTAAAGGAAAGTTTGGGAGATAACAAGATAGACATTGTGGCTTCAGCCTTTGAAGAAGGGAAAGACCCTTATCTGCGGCCCTACGACTTGGCTACGAAGTATAACGAATACGTGGAAGATGGAGACTGGGTTAAGTTATACGAGGATTATGTCACACAGAGCACTGGAACGCGGTATGCAAAAGACGTCCTTTTGCAATTTTTCTCTGAAGACTTTTATCAGCGATTGAATTCTGGAGAGTTCGAGTTGAAGGATGAAAAAGGGAAAGTGAAACTCAGTAACCCAACGGAAGCTGCTTCTAATTTATACGAACTGTACATTATATCTTCGAATATTAAAGGGGAAGGTGATTTCGAATTCGGGCGGTATTTTACGAACAACCAGTTAAAGTGGTATGAGAGCGTTGATAATATCAATGACTTTTATGAAAAAGGTCCATCCTTAACATCCACGGATCTGCCGCAGAATATCATCGCACCCCTGGTCAAAGAATTAATCGTGTCTACCGAACAATCCATTCAGCAGAAGGACACGGCTGGTATATTTCGTTTTGCTCACGCAGAAACCATTATTCCACTATCTTCATTCCTGGATATCGCCGGAGCTAATGTGAGTATCGACCAACCGCAGGACGTGACCGAAAACTGGAATGGCTCAGTCGTCTCACCGATGGGAGCAAACATCCAATGGATTTTGTATTCCAATGGTAAGGATGACCTCGTAAAGATGCTTAGAAATGAAGAAGAAATCGCCTTTCCGATCGAAACAAAGACCTACCCATACTATAAATGGGATGATGTGAAGACATATTACCAAAACAAACTGCAGAAGGTAGGCGTGGAACTGGACAGCAGTTTGGAAGATAATATTGAGCTTTTACAGAAGAAGTTCTAG
- a CDS encoding sigma-70 family RNA polymerase sigma factor has product MQRSVPQLGDHVMKVYETYADTLFRIAMVHLGRREDAEEATQDTFIKLIEKAPTFNDAEHQKAWLIRVITNHCKSLLGRGWRKREVKLEGVDALTTDNPEDHALIELVLSLPLKYRSVVHLYYYEDYAIREISEILEISESAVKMRLKRGRELLKLELEGEEL; this is encoded by the coding sequence ATGCAGCGATCAGTGCCCCAGCTGGGCGATCATGTGATGAAAGTCTACGAGACATATGCGGATACGCTGTTCCGAATTGCCATGGTGCACCTTGGCAGACGTGAAGACGCGGAGGAAGCCACTCAGGATACCTTCATCAAACTAATAGAAAAAGCCCCTACATTCAACGATGCAGAGCATCAAAAAGCATGGTTGATTCGGGTCATCACCAATCATTGCAAATCCTTATTAGGCAGAGGCTGGCGCAAACGTGAGGTCAAGCTGGAGGGTGTCGATGCCCTTACAACGGACAACCCGGAAGATCACGCGCTGATCGAACTCGTGCTGTCACTGCCCCTCAAGTATAGATCGGTGGTTCATCTGTATTATTACGAAGATTATGCAATTCGGGAAATCAGCGAGATTCTGGAGATTAGCGAGTCAGCGGTGAAGATGAGATTAAAGCGAGGAAGAGAGCTGTTAAAGCTGGAGCTGGAAGGAGAGGAACTGTAA
- a CDS encoding GNAT family N-acetyltransferase, which produces MKLKADKFDHISETERLVIRPLQKNDYENWLNEFEKRLPSQHRHDKGKMDMSECTLDWFHHLVDRHQELARTDAVYVFGVFSKEDGTHLGMVDIATLARDDFQWGSFGYTIHNQYWRKGYGKEAVNAALHIAFKHLKFHRIEAHINLDNTPSVKLAESVGMEFECVRKGFIHENDEWTDHLVYYKNFN; this is translated from the coding sequence TTGAAATTAAAAGCAGATAAATTTGATCATATTTCAGAGACAGAACGATTAGTCATCAGACCATTACAGAAAAACGATTATGAGAATTGGTTAAATGAATTTGAAAAACGCTTGCCCTCCCAGCACCGCCATGATAAAGGGAAAATGGATATGAGTGAATGTACACTGGATTGGTTCCATCATCTGGTGGATCGACACCAGGAGTTAGCGCGTACAGATGCGGTTTATGTATTCGGTGTCTTTAGCAAGGAAGATGGCACACATCTGGGTATGGTTGATATTGCAACCTTGGCGAGAGATGATTTTCAATGGGGAAGCTTCGGATATACGATCCATAATCAGTATTGGCGAAAAGGTTACGGCAAAGAAGCTGTGAATGCAGCTCTTCATATTGCATTTAAACATCTGAAATTCCACCGTATAGAAGCCCATATCAATCTGGATAATACCCCTTCTGTGAAGTTAGCTGAAAGCGTGGGTATGGAATTTGAATGTGTCCGTAAAGGTTTCATACACGAAAATGATGAGTGGACCGATCATTTGGTGTATTACAAAAATTTTAATTAA
- a CDS encoding LysR family transcriptional regulator: MELLQLKYFLTVARCEHVTEAAGKLHVTQSSLSKTIQRLEDDLGVPLFDRIGRKLRLNDFGRTFLQRTEKALFELEQGKREIADLSNKDQGILQLAVTTASTLPGILREFRKNQPDIQFHVQMVSLENMSRLLYRGEVDFGLSSPPMQGDDIECQILYDDPIVVAVPMGHRYAERSSIQLAELKDESFVGVKQGYGVRDMVDSTCQSAGFVPKYVYEGDEPARLTALVEAEIGLAFIPSTARNPHERIRYLQVEEHRLVREIALLSHKNRYISKAALEFRSVVMEHFNAMP; encoded by the coding sequence ATGGAGCTTCTTCAACTAAAATATTTCCTGACGGTGGCCCGATGCGAACATGTTACGGAAGCTGCGGGAAAGCTGCATGTTACGCAATCCTCTCTGAGCAAAACGATACAACGATTAGAGGATGACCTGGGAGTCCCCTTATTTGATCGAATCGGGAGAAAGCTGCGACTAAACGACTTTGGAAGAACATTTCTTCAGCGAACTGAAAAAGCCCTATTTGAATTGGAACAAGGAAAGCGGGAAATCGCTGACCTCTCCAACAAAGATCAGGGTATACTGCAATTGGCGGTAACTACGGCAAGTACTTTGCCAGGTATACTACGAGAATTTCGCAAAAATCAACCGGACATTCAGTTTCATGTACAAATGGTTTCGTTAGAAAACATGTCCAGGCTTCTATATCGGGGCGAGGTAGATTTTGGTCTCTCCTCCCCTCCAATGCAAGGTGACGACATCGAATGTCAGATACTTTATGACGATCCGATCGTAGTCGCTGTTCCTATGGGTCATCGATATGCAGAACGAAGCAGCATTCAACTAGCCGAGCTTAAGGATGAGTCGTTTGTTGGGGTAAAACAAGGCTATGGTGTTCGTGATATGGTAGATTCTACATGTCAATCCGCTGGTTTTGTACCGAAGTATGTGTATGAAGGTGATGAGCCTGCACGATTAACAGCCCTTGTTGAAGCGGAGATCGGTCTTGCATTTATACCAAGCACAGCCAGAAACCCGCATGAACGCATTAGATATCTTCAGGTAGAGGAACATAGACTCGTTCGGGAAATCGCTCTACTTTCACATAAAAACAGGTATATTTCCAAAGCCGCTTTAGAGTTTCGCAGCGTGGTTATGGAGCATTTCAATGCTATGCCATGA